The genomic interval TGCCGAGACACGGGATCTCCACGCGCGCCGCCACGGGATCACAGATGAGGCCAAGCATGCTTTGCAGGGCCATCGAGGCCGCACTGGTGGCTTGGGTGAGCGTGCCGCCGGCCAGCGTGACGAGCGCCGCGGCCGACATGGCCGCGGCGGATCCGCCTTCGGCCTGACAACCACCGACTTCCGCGGCAAAGGTCCAGGGGCCTGCGATGAACACGCCTATGAGGCCGGCGGCGAGCATCGCGCGTGCCATGTCGTCTTCGGTGAGGTGCATCTCCTCGGCCACCGCAATACACGACGCCGGCAGCGCCGCGCACGCACCCGCTGTTGGGGCGGCGACGATGACGCCCATGGAGCTCTTCACCTCCATGAGCGCGGTGGTGTAGAGCACCGTGCGATTGAGCACCCCCGTGTTCAGCAATCCGCCGCGGTTCATCGTGTCGGCGAACATCCCGGATTGATGCCCCAGCAGTCGATCGTGGTACTCCGTACCGGCGACGCCTTCGGCAATTGACTTGCGCAAGATACGCACGATGTCGAGCATCATGCCGTGTACGGCCTCGTCGGACAGTGCGCCACGGGCCTTTTCATACTCCACCGCCCACTGCCACAGCGGCATTTCGCGTCCCGCATCGTACGCCAGCAGTTCGTTGCATGTGCGAAACGGCAGAACCGCCTCGGGATGCGACATCACCGGCAGCACCGGCTGCAGCACGCGACCGCCGATGTTCACGCGCGCGCCGCCGTCCAGTGACACGCGCTGTCCGTCGATATCGAGCACCTCAATCATGCCGCCACCGGTGGAGATGGCGATCATGGTGTGTCGCTCGGTCGCGTTTGAGAGCGTGAGGCGGTACGTGTTCGGATGCGGGTCGTGGCAGTCGATGTAGCGGATGTCCACGACGACCCCGGCCTCCCGCAGATGCGTCGGCGACAACGGCAGCCGCTCGTCGGCCGCATCCCATCCCAGCAGGCCGCCGAAAAGCCCCATATCGGAGCCTTGGCTCTGATGCGTATTGGGGAGCGAGCCGTTGCGGTCGAATTCGATGAGCACGTGATCGATCGTGCCGCCCATCAGGTCACGCCCCAACCGTCCGATACGCAGCGCGGCGGCACAGTGTGAGCTTGAGGCCCCGCGCATGACGGGACCGATCACATCATTGAAGATGCTGATCACGCTCACTCCACCTTGGTGACGCGAGTGTCCGGGTCGCGCTCCACCACGATCGTGAACTCTTTTGTGAGCGCCACAATGCCGGCCACGGCCGCCCAGAACGGCGCCAGAAACGCACCGGCCAGACCCGCGCTGAGTGGCATGTCGATGAGCGTGCGACCGGTGGCGTTGCGCACAATAATGCGCCGCACGTTGCCTTCCCGAATCAGTTGCTTGAGCGTCGACTTGAGTTTGTCGCCCGCCACCTTGATTTCGTCCATGGTCACCTCGCTGCGGGTGTGGCCATCGGTCGAGTGTGCGTTGGACACGCCGACCGGCCGATGCGGCACACGACAAGCTACGGGGGCGTGGTGGTATCGGGAAGGACAGCAGTGGTTGGTGCGTGTACCCGTGCTACCGCGGCCCAAGCGCCTCGTCGAAGTACGCCACGACATCGATACGCAGCGGCTCGCTCGCCCCTTCCGGATGCCAGTCCAGTTCCGATTCGGTGACGAGGTCTTCCGCGTCGCGGCGAACGACACAAATGCTCCGGCTCCAGCGGTCGACAATCCAATACTCGCTTACGCCGACGCGCAGATAGAACCCGCGCTTCTGCTCGTGGTCACGCCGACGTGTGGTACGCGAGAGTATCTCCACCACCAGTGACGGCGTGGGCATCTGCTCCCACGTCTCCGGCAATGTGGGTGTCGCC from Gemmatimonadaceae bacterium carries:
- a CDS encoding L-serine ammonia-lyase, iron-sulfur-dependent, subunit alpha, which codes for MRGASSSHCAAALRIGRLGRDLMGGTIDHVLIEFDRNGSLPNTHQSQGSDMGLFGGLLGWDAADERLPLSPTHLREAGVVVDIRYIDCHDPHPNTYRLTLSNATERHTMIAISTGGGMIEVLDIDGQRVSLDGGARVNIGGRVLQPVLPVMSHPEAVLPFRTCNELLAYDAGREMPLWQWAVEYEKARGALSDEAVHGMMLDIVRILRKSIAEGVAGTEYHDRLLGHQSGMFADTMNRGGLLNTGVLNRTVLYTTALMEVKSSMGVIVAAPTAGACAALPASCIAVAEEMHLTEDDMARAMLAAGLIGVFIAGPWTFAAEVGGCQAEGGSAAAMSAAALVTLAGGTLTQATSAASMALQSMLGLICDPVAARVEIPCLGKNVIAASNAVSCANMALAGFNAMIPFDEVVDAAKRVAERMPREHRCTAEGGLATTPTALRLSAELAARTAFRGP
- a CDS encoding DUF4342 domain-containing protein; this encodes MSNAHSTDGHTRSEVTMDEIKVAGDKLKSTLKQLIREGNVRRIIVRNATGRTLIDMPLSAGLAGAFLAPFWAAVAGIVALTKEFTIVVERDPDTRVTKVE
- a CDS encoding Uma2 family endonuclease — protein: MAVSTSAWTLAELDRLPDDGNKYELIDGELFVTPAPSPAHERLSAVLHRFLGPYVWAQRLGYVYTPRAVVRTDGSEVEPDLMVRPATPTLPETWEQMPTPSLVVEILSRTTRRRDHEQKRGFYLRVGVSEYWIVDRWSRSICVVRRDAEDLVTESELDWHPEGASEPLRIDVVAYFDEALGPR